The following coding sequences are from one Bos taurus isolate L1 Dominette 01449 registration number 42190680 breed Hereford chromosome 26, ARS-UCD2.0, whole genome shotgun sequence window:
- the STAMBPL1 gene encoding AMSH-like protease isoform X1, with amino-acid sequence MDQPLTVNSLKKLAAMPDHTDVSLTPEERVRALSKLGGNITINEDITPRRYFRSGVEMERMASVYLEEGNLESAFVLYNKFITLFVEKLPNHRDYQQCAVPEKQDIMKKLKEIAFPRTDELKKDLLKKYNVEYQEYLQSKNKYKAEILKKLEHQRLIEAERKRIAQMRQQQLESEQFSIFEDQLKKQELARSQLRSQETPALSEQIDGSALSCFSTHQNSSLLNVLADQSSKSDATSYAGHSPPVNRALKPAASLSAVQNLVVEGLRCVVLSRDLCHRFLLLAESNTVRGIETCGILCGKLTHNEFTITHLIVPKQSAGPDYCDVENVEELFSVQDQHDLLTLGWIHTHPTQTAFLSSVDLHTHCSYQLMLPEAIAIVCSPKHKDTGIFRLTDAGMLEVSACKKKGFHPHTKDPRLFSVCRHVLVKDIKIIVLDLR; translated from the exons atggatcagccattaACTGTGAACTCCCTG AAAAAGTTAGCTGCGATGCCCGACCACACGGATGTCTCCCTCACCCCAGAAGAACGAGTCCGTGCCCTGAGCAAGCTGGGCGGGAACATCACCATCAATGAAGATATCACTCCACGCCGCTACTTTAGATCCGGAGTAGAAATGGAGAGGATGGCATCTGTGTATTTGGAAGAAGGAAACCTGGAAAGTGCATTTGtgctttataataaatttataac tTTATTTGTAGAAAAGCTTCCCAACCATCGAGATTACCAGCAATGTGCAGTACCCGAAAAGCAAGATATTATGAAG aaactgaaggaGATTGCATTCCCAAGGACAGATGAATTGAAAAAGgaccttttaaagaaatataacgTAGAATACCAagaatatttgcaaagcaaa AACAAATACAAAGCTGAAATCCTCAAAAAACTGGAGCATCAGAGGTTGATTGAGGCGGAAAGGAAGAGGATCGCCCAGATGCGCCAGCAGCAGCTGGAGTCAGAGCAGTTTTCGATTTTTGAAGATCAGCTCAAGAAGCAGGAATTAGCCCGGAGTCAGCTGCGAAGCCAGGAAACGCCGGCACTGTCAGAGCAGATCGATGGCAGCGCTTTGTCCTGCTTTTCCACACACCAGAACAGTTCCTTGCTGAACGTACTTGCAGATCAGTCTAGTAAAAGTGATGCAACCAGTTATGCTGGCCACTCACCTCCCGTCAACAGGGCCTTAAAGCCAGCTGCCAGTCTAAGTGCTGTTCAGA atTTAGTGGTTGAAGGACTGAGATGCGTCGTTTTATCAAGAGATCTTTGCCACAGATTTCTGCTGCTGGCAGAATCCAATACAGTGAGAGGAATAGAAACCTGTGGAATACTCTGTGGGAAGCTG ACACATAATGAATTTACTATTACCCACTTAATAGTGCCCAAGCAGTCCGCGGGACCAGACTATTGTGACGTGGAGAATGTAGAAGAATTATTCAGTGTTCAGGATCAACATGATCTCCTCACTCTGGGGTGGATCCAT acaCATCCAACCCAAACTGCATTCTTATCCAGTGTTGATCTCCACACTCACTGTTCCTATCAGCTCATGTTGCCAGAGGCCATTGCCATCGTCTGTTCACCAAAGCATAAAGA CACCGGGATCTTCAGGCTCACTGACGCTGGCATGCTTGAGGTTTCCGCTTGTAAAAAGAAGGGCTTTCATCCACACACCAAGGACCCCAGGTTGTTCAGT GTATGCAGACATGTATTGGTGAAAGACATAAAGATAATCGTGCTGGATCTGAGGTGA
- the STAMBPL1 gene encoding AMSH-like protease isoform X2, which produces MPDHTDVSLTPEERVRALSKLGGNITINEDITPRRYFRSGVEMERMASVYLEEGNLESAFVLYNKFITLFVEKLPNHRDYQQCAVPEKQDIMKKLKEIAFPRTDELKKDLLKKYNVEYQEYLQSKNKYKAEILKKLEHQRLIEAERKRIAQMRQQQLESEQFSIFEDQLKKQELARSQLRSQETPALSEQIDGSALSCFSTHQNSSLLNVLADQSSKSDATSYAGHSPPVNRALKPAASLSAVQNLVVEGLRCVVLSRDLCHRFLLLAESNTVRGIETCGILCGKLTHNEFTITHLIVPKQSAGPDYCDVENVEELFSVQDQHDLLTLGWIHTHPTQTAFLSSVDLHTHCSYQLMLPEAIAIVCSPKHKDTGIFRLTDAGMLEVSACKKKGFHPHTKDPRLFSVCRHVLVKDIKIIVLDLR; this is translated from the exons ATGCCCGACCACACGGATGTCTCCCTCACCCCAGAAGAACGAGTCCGTGCCCTGAGCAAGCTGGGCGGGAACATCACCATCAATGAAGATATCACTCCACGCCGCTACTTTAGATCCGGAGTAGAAATGGAGAGGATGGCATCTGTGTATTTGGAAGAAGGAAACCTGGAAAGTGCATTTGtgctttataataaatttataac tTTATTTGTAGAAAAGCTTCCCAACCATCGAGATTACCAGCAATGTGCAGTACCCGAAAAGCAAGATATTATGAAG aaactgaaggaGATTGCATTCCCAAGGACAGATGAATTGAAAAAGgaccttttaaagaaatataacgTAGAATACCAagaatatttgcaaagcaaa AACAAATACAAAGCTGAAATCCTCAAAAAACTGGAGCATCAGAGGTTGATTGAGGCGGAAAGGAAGAGGATCGCCCAGATGCGCCAGCAGCAGCTGGAGTCAGAGCAGTTTTCGATTTTTGAAGATCAGCTCAAGAAGCAGGAATTAGCCCGGAGTCAGCTGCGAAGCCAGGAAACGCCGGCACTGTCAGAGCAGATCGATGGCAGCGCTTTGTCCTGCTTTTCCACACACCAGAACAGTTCCTTGCTGAACGTACTTGCAGATCAGTCTAGTAAAAGTGATGCAACCAGTTATGCTGGCCACTCACCTCCCGTCAACAGGGCCTTAAAGCCAGCTGCCAGTCTAAGTGCTGTTCAGA atTTAGTGGTTGAAGGACTGAGATGCGTCGTTTTATCAAGAGATCTTTGCCACAGATTTCTGCTGCTGGCAGAATCCAATACAGTGAGAGGAATAGAAACCTGTGGAATACTCTGTGGGAAGCTG ACACATAATGAATTTACTATTACCCACTTAATAGTGCCCAAGCAGTCCGCGGGACCAGACTATTGTGACGTGGAGAATGTAGAAGAATTATTCAGTGTTCAGGATCAACATGATCTCCTCACTCTGGGGTGGATCCAT acaCATCCAACCCAAACTGCATTCTTATCCAGTGTTGATCTCCACACTCACTGTTCCTATCAGCTCATGTTGCCAGAGGCCATTGCCATCGTCTGTTCACCAAAGCATAAAGA CACCGGGATCTTCAGGCTCACTGACGCTGGCATGCTTGAGGTTTCCGCTTGTAAAAAGAAGGGCTTTCATCCACACACCAAGGACCCCAGGTTGTTCAGT GTATGCAGACATGTATTGGTGAAAGACATAAAGATAATCGTGCTGGATCTGAGGTGA